A window from Bosea sp. ANAM02 encodes these proteins:
- a CDS encoding chemotaxis protein CheW gives MLFLMFQLGQDRYVLDTGQVETVLPLLATKQLPGAPVGVAGVISYRGRPVPVVDLALLALGRPAEPRLSTRIILLRYPSAPGHDDLLGLLVEQAVETIERDRADFAVSGVEAGLPPYLGPVASDERGLIQWVRGEALLTREIREILFRQQAAES, from the coding sequence ATGCTGTTTCTGATGTTCCAGCTAGGGCAGGATCGCTACGTGCTCGATACCGGGCAGGTCGAGACCGTGCTGCCGCTGCTCGCGACCAAGCAATTGCCGGGTGCGCCCGTGGGCGTTGCAGGCGTGATCAGCTATCGCGGCCGGCCGGTGCCCGTCGTCGACCTCGCGCTTCTGGCGCTCGGGCGGCCGGCCGAGCCGCGCCTGAGCACCCGCATCATCCTGCTGCGCTATCCATCCGCCCCGGGCCATGACGATCTTCTCGGCCTGCTGGTCGAGCAGGCCGTCGAGACGATCGAGCGCGATCGGGCCGATTTCGCCGTATCCGGCGTCGAGGCCGGCCTGCCGCCCTATCTCGGGCCGGTCGCCAGCGACGAGCGCGGGCTGATCCAGTGGGTCCGGGGCGAAGCCCTGCTCACGCGCGAAATCCGCGAGATCCTGTTCCGTCAGCAAGCGGCCGAGTCGTGA
- a CDS encoding methyl-accepting chemotaxis protein, translating to MKSLTIRRRILISFAAILAVMSAMAGASYLWFLQTEREVIEVETKTVPSLYYSAQLMALWANTTGLAREHARADNPTAKKQTSDAVLANRGRLRELIKSYESVITTETDRRNHALAAQLLTQYERAEDAVLAIGKDVTTPLPDQSAAVRNDLDPIAAKMRDALREMVDFNKAEADNSTRQIVGIVRSAELGLVVCFAIALALAILCGILLFRAVTVPLGKLLGIVDHMRRGDFSERLTLARRDEFSTLADGANAMADDLAALIGQIQKSSIQVNTSITEVAATSKEQQATANEIAATTTEIGATAKEISATSNELAHTMDEVSAVAEQTATLANGGQAGLARMESTMRQVMEAAGAINAKLAILSEKAGNINQVVTTITKVADQTNLLSLNAAIEAEKAGQYGRGFAVVATEIRRLADQTAVSTYDIEQMVKDIQSAVAAGVMGMDKFSEEVRRGMQEVQQVGGQLSEIIEQVQGLVPRFEGANEGMQAQATGAGQISEALSQLSEAAQQTVESLQQSTLAIDELNQVSNGLRSSISRFKLRA from the coding sequence ATGAAGAGCCTGACGATACGCCGCCGCATCCTGATCAGCTTCGCCGCCATCCTCGCGGTGATGTCCGCCATGGCGGGTGCCAGCTATCTCTGGTTCCTCCAGACCGAGCGGGAAGTGATCGAGGTCGAGACCAAGACGGTCCCGAGCCTCTACTACAGCGCGCAGTTGATGGCGCTTTGGGCAAACACGACCGGGCTGGCGCGCGAACATGCGCGGGCAGACAATCCCACCGCGAAAAAGCAGACGAGTGACGCAGTTCTGGCCAATCGCGGAAGGCTGCGCGAGCTGATCAAATCCTACGAGAGCGTGATCACGACGGAGACGGACCGACGCAACCACGCGCTGGCGGCGCAACTGCTCACCCAGTACGAGCGCGCCGAGGATGCCGTTCTCGCCATCGGGAAGGACGTGACCACGCCGTTGCCCGATCAATCCGCCGCCGTCCGCAACGATCTTGACCCGATCGCCGCAAAAATGCGCGACGCTCTGCGCGAGATGGTCGATTTCAACAAGGCCGAAGCCGACAATTCGACGCGTCAGATCGTTGGCATCGTTCGCTCTGCCGAGCTCGGTCTCGTCGTCTGTTTCGCGATCGCGCTCGCTCTGGCGATCCTCTGCGGCATCCTGCTGTTCCGGGCCGTCACGGTGCCGCTCGGCAAGCTGCTCGGCATCGTCGATCACATGCGGCGCGGCGATTTCAGCGAGCGCCTGACGCTAGCGCGGCGCGACGAGTTCAGCACGCTCGCCGACGGCGCCAACGCGATGGCCGACGACCTCGCCGCGCTGATCGGCCAGATCCAGAAGTCGAGCATCCAGGTCAACACCTCGATTACCGAGGTTGCCGCGACCTCGAAGGAACAGCAGGCGACGGCTAACGAGATCGCCGCTACCACGACCGAGATCGGCGCGACCGCGAAGGAGATCTCCGCCACCTCGAACGAACTCGCCCATACGATGGACGAGGTCTCGGCCGTCGCCGAGCAGACCGCGACGCTCGCCAATGGCGGGCAGGCCGGGCTCGCGCGCATGGAAAGCACGATGCGGCAGGTGATGGAGGCCGCCGGCGCGATCAACGCCAAGCTCGCGATCCTCAGCGAGAAGGCCGGCAACATCAACCAGGTCGTCACCACCATCACCAAGGTCGCCGACCAGACCAACCTGCTCTCGCTCAACGCCGCGATCGAGGCCGAGAAGGCCGGGCAATACGGCCGCGGCTTCGCCGTGGTCGCGACCGAGATCCGCCGCCTCGCCGACCAGACGGCCGTCTCGACCTACGATATCGAGCAGATGGTCAAGGACATCCAGTCGGCCGTCGCTGCCGGCGTGATGGGTATGGACAAGTTCTCGGAAGAGGTCCGTCGCGGCATGCAGGAGGTCCAGCAGGTCGGCGGGCAGCTCTCGGAGATCATCGAGCAGGTCCAGGGGCTGGTGCCGCGCTTCGAGGGCGCCAACGAAGGCATGCAGGCGCAGGCGACCGGCGCCGGCCAGATCAGCGAGGCCCTCTCCCAGCTCAGCGAGGCCGCGCAGCAGACGGTCGAATCGCTGCAGCAGTCGACGCTCGCCATCGACGAGCTCAACCAGGTCTCGAACGGGCTGCGCAGCTCGATCTCGCGCTTCAAGCTGCGGGCCTGA
- a CDS encoding FAD-binding oxidoreductase translates to MTTATEQADVIVLGAGIVGVSVALHLQERGRRVLLVDRGEPGAETSHGNAGLIERSSVVPYAFPRDIATLASLASNRSIAVRYRPAALLRMAPWLARYWWNSAPNRLDRLGRSILPLIENCIDEHRRWTKAAGTEALMRGEGWIELYRTRKGFEAATRGAAELSAYGLSYDPLDEDALRRLEPGLLPGSVSGAVHWRDPVTVSDPGAVTRAYAALFVARGGLLKPADAADLRQDSGAWRLSAEGGSWRAAEAVVALGPWSSDLCERFGYRFPLGFKRGYHMHYDSADGTGPRHPLCDAQAGFVVTPMRRGIRLTTGIEIAGRDEPSDSWQLDRAERIARQIVPLGRRLDAEPWRGARPCLPDMLPIIGAAPRHRGLWFAFGHAHHGFTLGPVTGRLLAEMMTGAPTLCDPIPFAAERFLPRSGSA, encoded by the coding sequence ATGACGACCGCGACTGAACAAGCCGATGTGATCGTGCTCGGTGCTGGCATCGTCGGCGTCAGCGTGGCGCTGCACCTCCAGGAACGCGGCCGGCGCGTTCTGCTCGTCGATCGCGGCGAGCCGGGTGCCGAGACCAGCCACGGCAATGCCGGGCTGATCGAGCGCTCCTCCGTCGTGCCCTATGCCTTCCCGCGCGACATCGCGACGCTCGCGAGCCTTGCGTCGAACCGCTCCATCGCCGTGCGCTATCGCCCGGCTGCGCTGCTGCGGATGGCGCCCTGGCTCGCGCGCTACTGGTGGAATTCGGCCCCCAATCGACTGGACAGGCTCGGCCGCTCGATCCTGCCCTTGATCGAGAACTGCATCGACGAGCACCGGCGCTGGACGAAAGCCGCCGGCACCGAGGCCCTCATGCGGGGCGAAGGCTGGATCGAGCTCTACCGAACCCGGAAGGGCTTCGAGGCGGCGACACGGGGAGCGGCCGAACTCTCGGCCTACGGTCTCAGCTATGACCCGCTCGACGAGGACGCGCTGCGCCGCCTTGAGCCCGGCCTGCTCCCCGGCAGCGTGTCCGGCGCCGTGCATTGGCGCGACCCCGTCACGGTCAGTGATCCCGGCGCGGTGACGCGCGCCTATGCCGCGCTCTTCGTGGCGCGAGGCGGCCTGCTGAAGCCTGCGGATGCTGCGGACCTGCGGCAAGACAGCGGGGCATGGCGGCTGTCCGCCGAGGGCGGAAGCTGGCGGGCCGCGGAAGCGGTCGTCGCCCTCGGCCCGTGGTCGAGCGATCTCTGCGAGCGTTTCGGCTATCGCTTCCCGCTCGGCTTCAAGCGCGGCTACCACATGCATTACGACAGCGCCGACGGTACCGGTCCCCGGCATCCGCTCTGCGACGCCCAGGCCGGCTTCGTGGTGACCCCGATGCGGCGCGGCATCCGCCTGACGACGGGGATCGAGATTGCCGGCCGCGACGAGCCCTCCGATTCCTGGCAGCTCGACCGGGCCGAGCGGATCGCACGGCAGATCGTGCCGCTCGGTCGCCGCCTCGACGCCGAGCCCTGGCGCGGCGCCCGCCCCTGCCTGCCCGACATGCTGCCGATCATCGGCGCGGCCCCGCGCCATCGCGGCCTGTGGTTCGCCTTCGGGCACGCCCATCACGGCTTCACGCTCGGCCCTGTGACCGGCCGCCTGCTCGCGGAGATGATGACCGGCGCACCGACGCTCTGCGACCCCATCCCCTTCGCGGCCGAGCGCTTCCTGCCCCGGAGCGGCAGCGCCTGA
- a CDS encoding M81 family metallopeptidase — MSFTILTAEFSHESNTFSRCPADYAAFTDRGIQLGDDAIAARAEANTPIAGFLDIGRPAGWTVIHAISAAAQPSGPVTRDAFERIAGVIVATAKAHAGQIDGVLLGLHGAMVTEFCEDGEGDLLERVRAVLGPDVPIGITLDPHANVTRKMTELADIVVSYKTYPHVDMREIGKLAAGILQRTMTGEIRPVTLRAERPMLEEVNGGRTDIGPMVARIARARAYEKEAGVFAVSVNGGFGNADIHEVGPTVLVTCEGNREKHQAFAEALMEDMWQRRFEKVTNFLSVEDAVAEASSYVATKGPLIIADYADNPGGGGYGDATGLLEGMIEADLKDACFGPIVDPEVAAELRKGTPGSTVSVRLGGKVDPEIGGGPLALTGTLVSVSDGDYVGDGPMMGGLQASWGPCAVLRVGDVEILVTTIRAQMNDLQQFRAFGIDPAAKRVVGLKSMQHFRAAFEPIAGKVIVCDSGALCTPDLGKLPYRRVRRPLFPLDRAG, encoded by the coding sequence ATGAGCTTCACCATCCTGACCGCCGAATTCTCGCATGAGAGCAACACCTTCAGCCGCTGCCCGGCCGATTACGCCGCCTTCACCGATCGCGGAATCCAGCTCGGCGACGACGCCATCGCCGCACGGGCCGAGGCCAACACGCCGATCGCCGGCTTCCTCGATATCGGCCGTCCGGCCGGATGGACGGTCATCCACGCGATCAGCGCCGCCGCCCAGCCTTCCGGCCCGGTGACGCGCGATGCCTTCGAGCGGATCGCCGGCGTCATCGTCGCGACGGCGAAGGCTCATGCAGGACAGATCGACGGCGTGCTGCTCGGCCTGCACGGCGCCATGGTCACCGAGTTCTGCGAGGACGGGGAGGGCGATTTGCTGGAGCGGGTCCGCGCCGTGCTCGGGCCCGACGTGCCGATCGGCATCACGCTCGATCCCCATGCCAACGTCACCCGCAAGATGACCGAGCTCGCCGATATCGTCGTCTCCTACAAGACCTATCCGCATGTCGATATGCGCGAGATCGGCAAGCTCGCGGCCGGCATCCTGCAGCGGACGATGACGGGCGAGATCAGGCCGGTGACGCTGCGGGCCGAGCGGCCGATGCTGGAGGAGGTCAATGGCGGGCGCACCGATATCGGCCCGATGGTCGCGCGCATCGCCAGGGCCCGGGCCTATGAGAAGGAAGCCGGCGTCTTCGCCGTCAGCGTCAATGGTGGCTTCGGCAATGCCGATATCCATGAGGTCGGGCCGACGGTGCTCGTGACCTGCGAGGGCAACCGCGAGAAGCATCAGGCCTTCGCCGAAGCGCTGATGGAGGACATGTGGCAGCGCCGCTTCGAGAAGGTCACGAATTTTCTCTCGGTCGAGGACGCTGTCGCGGAAGCCAGCTCCTATGTCGCGACGAAGGGGCCGCTGATCATCGCCGATTATGCCGACAATCCCGGCGGGGGCGGCTATGGCGACGCGACCGGCCTGCTCGAGGGCATGATCGAAGCCGATCTGAAGGATGCCTGTTTCGGGCCGATTGTGGATCCCGAGGTTGCGGCCGAGCTGCGCAAGGGCACGCCAGGCTCGACGGTCTCGGTCCGGCTCGGCGGCAAGGTCGATCCCGAAATCGGCGGCGGGCCGCTCGCGCTCACCGGGACGCTGGTCAGCGTCAGCGACGGAGACTATGTCGGCGACGGCCCGATGATGGGCGGATTGCAGGCGAGTTGGGGGCCCTGCGCCGTGCTGCGTGTCGGCGATGTCGAAATTCTGGTCACGACGATCCGCGCCCAGATGAACGACCTGCAGCAGTTCCGCGCCTTCGGCATCGATCCGGCGGCCAAGCGCGTCGTCGGGCTAAAATCGATGCAGCATTTCCGCGCCGCCTTCGAGCCGATCGCCGGGAAGGTGATCGTCTGCGATAGCGGCGCGCTCTGCACGCCCGATCTCGGCAAGCTGCCCTATCGCCGGGTGCGGCGGCCGCTCTTCCCGCTCGACAGGGCAGGGTAA
- a CDS encoding TAXI family TRAP transporter solute-binding subunit, which yields MSLRLRSKFAAAGLALGAVAVAAGIAVAQAPAFFRIGTGGTAGTYYPIGGLIANAISAPPQLVATAVASNGSVANVNAIVGGAAESGFVQADVAFWAYSGTGVYEGKPKVAELRSIANLYPESVHLVVRKASNVKSVADLKGKKVSLDEPGSGTLLNAKAILAAFGVTEKDITAEYLKPNQAAEKMKDGSVDAFFFTGGYPAAAISELASTGSGIDILPITGAPAEKLAKESPFFAADEIPAGTYKDVGAVKTVAVGAHWVTSSKISADTVYAVTKGLWSDKARAALDAGHAKGKVIRKETALKGLQGVPLHPGAEKFYKEAGLLK from the coding sequence ATGTCTCTGCGTCTTCGTTCGAAATTCGCCGCCGCCGGCCTCGCGCTCGGCGCCGTCGCCGTGGCGGCCGGCATCGCCGTCGCCCAGGCTCCGGCCTTCTTCCGCATCGGCACAGGCGGTACGGCCGGCACCTATTATCCGATCGGCGGCCTGATCGCGAACGCGATCTCCGCCCCGCCGCAGCTTGTCGCGACCGCGGTCGCCAGCAACGGCTCGGTCGCCAATGTCAACGCCATCGTCGGCGGCGCGGCTGAATCCGGCTTCGTCCAGGCCGACGTCGCCTTCTGGGCCTATTCCGGCACGGGCGTCTACGAGGGCAAGCCGAAGGTCGCCGAACTGCGCTCCATCGCCAATCTCTACCCCGAGAGCGTCCATCTCGTCGTCCGCAAGGCCTCGAACGTGAAGAGCGTGGCCGATCTCAAGGGCAAGAAGGTCTCGCTCGACGAGCCGGGCTCCGGCACCCTGCTCAACGCCAAGGCGATCCTCGCTGCCTTCGGCGTGACCGAAAAGGACATCACGGCCGAATATCTCAAGCCGAACCAGGCGGCCGAGAAGATGAAGGACGGCTCGGTCGATGCCTTTTTCTTCACCGGCGGCTATCCGGCAGCGGCGATCTCCGAGCTCGCCTCGACCGGCTCGGGCATCGACATCCTGCCGATCACCGGCGCCCCGGCCGAGAAGCTCGCGAAAGAATCGCCGTTCTTCGCCGCCGACGAGATCCCGGCCGGCACCTACAAGGATGTCGGGGCGGTCAAGACCGTCGCGGTCGGCGCCCACTGGGTCACCTCCTCCAAGATCTCGGCCGACACGGTCTATGCCGTGACCAAGGGGCTGTGGAGCGACAAGGCCCGCGCCGCGCTCGATGCCGGCCATGCCAAGGGCAAGGTGATCCGCAAGGAGACCGCGCTCAAGGGCCTGCAGGGCGTGCCGCTGCATCCGGGCGCCGAGAAGTTCTACAAGGAAGCCGGCCTGCTGAAGTAA